The Papaver somniferum cultivar HN1 chromosome 3, ASM357369v1, whole genome shotgun sequence genome includes a region encoding these proteins:
- the LOC113359888 gene encoding octanoyltransferase LIP2p, chloroplastic-like, with amino-acid sequence MAASGAPPTSIYAWKSNQSYCYTGISSFFLLFLLDIFANTIHFISLLKNHKYFVFFRCDYFDLSKELVPYEKAWSWQKLIVKKRQVLIEKNEDFADTLLILQHHPVYTLGTSSSEEYLKFDIKDAPYDIYRTERGGEVTYHGPGQLVMYPIINLRYHKTDLHWYLRALEEVVIRVLSSAFSIKGSRVEGLTGTWISEACCHRYSSLSLDYISWSST; translated from the exons ATGGCAGCATCAGGAGCTCCTCCTACTTCAATCTATGCATGGAAATCAAACCAGTCATACTGTTATACTGGAATTTCCTCA ttttttcttctttttcttttagacaTTTTCGCGAACACTATACACTTTATTTCTTTATTAAAGAATCACAAATACTTTGTTTTTTTTAGGTGTGATTATTTTGATCTTTCAAAAGAATTGGTTCCTTATGAAAAAGCATGGTCATGGCAAAAATTAATAGTTAAGAAAAGACaagttttgattgaaaaaaatgaagatttCGCCGATACATTACTTATACTTCAACATCATCCTGTTTATACATTGGGTACATCTAGTTCTGAGGAATATTTGAAATTTGATATAAAGGATGCTCCTTATGATATTTATCGGACTGAACGTGGCGGCGAGGTTACTTATCATGGACCTGGTCAG CTTGTTATGTACCCTATTATCAATCTTCGGTACCATAAAACGGATCTCCATTGGTACCTAAGGGCACTTGAGGAGGTGGTCATACGAGTACTATCCTCAGCGTTCTCTATTAAGGGTTCTCGAGTTGAGGGTTTAACTGGCACTTGGATT TCAGAAGCTTGCTGCCATAGGTATTCGAGTCTCTCGCTGGATTACATATCATGGTCTAGCACTTAA
- the LOC113357120 gene encoding BTB/POZ domain-containing protein At5g66560-like: protein MATASEKKSTSKGQAWFCTTGLPSDIVIEIEDMTFHLHKFPLMSKSRKLHLLITEQETNNNSTSKQRKSSVTEDEKEEEDEEIMEQEMHQISLSEFPGGSETFEIAAKFCYGVKIDITSSNVALLHCAGEYLEMTEEYSQNNLISKTDRFLTETVLNHKNIKECLKTLKSCEKLTTMEEIHNQIGDRCIDSIAEKASLIDPSSLFGWPLIQNHESRHVSSQNQILWSGIQTGVNSTPNTNNRVMKADSWIEELGCLSLPLYQKLISAMKSRDLSSDIIEKSLISYAKKCIPGLSRSSRKQATSSSIASETEQKQLLETIVTFLPVEKSSSGSSAMTRFLFGLLRTAYILSASESCRTTLEKKIASQLEQATLDDLLIPSYSYLIETLYDVDCVDRILRCFIDDLEEEIESESGLGGDDNVGNASPTLSPVMLVGKLIDGYLSEIATDANLKPDKFIDLAMALPDRARLFDDGLYRAIDVYLKAHPSVTDEEREKISGVLDCQKLTLEACTHAAQNERLPLRAVVQVLFFEQLQLRQAIAGSLLATELNIGGSQVPQQDDEPARHSLLQLQRQSYQQHNEEDPNEDDKEEEEEGNGGRGGASVVAGAQNNNTWRVAVRENQVLRLDMDSMRSRVQELERECSSMKRTIQKIEKSGGSGGGGWRSSMTKKFGCKFKTQVCDSHEPTVVETRRSRHHRQSSS, encoded by the exons aTGGCTACTGCTTCTGAAAAAAAATCTACCTCCAAAGGCCAAGCATG gtTCTGTACTACTGGTTTACCAAGCGACATTGTAATCGAAATCGAAGACATGACTTTCCATCTCCATAAG TTCCCACTGATGTCTAAAAGTAGGAAACTTCATTTACTGATCACTGAGCAAGAAACAAACAACAACAGCACTAGTAAACAAAGAAAAAGTTCAGTTACAGAAgacgaaaaagaagaagaagatgaagaaatcatGGAACAAGAAATGCATCAAATTTCACTATCTGAATTTCCAGGAGGTTCAGAAACATTCGAAATCGCAGCAAAATTCTGTTACGGAGTGAAGATTGACATTACATCATCAAATGTTGCTTTACTTCATTGCGCAGGTGAATATTTAGAAATGACAGAAGAGTATTCACAAAATAACTTAATTTCTAAAACAGACAGATTCTTAACCGAAACAGTTCTTAATCATAAAAACATCAAAGAATGTTTGAAAACATTGAAATCATGTGAGAAATTAACAACAATGGAGGAAATTCATAATCAGATTGGTGATAGATGTATTGATTCCATTGCTGAGAAAGCTTCTTTGATTGATCCATCCTCGTTATTCGGCTGGCCGCTCATACAAAATCATGAATCTCGTCATGTTTCAAGTCAGAATCAGATTTTATGGAGTGGAATTCAGACAGGAGTGAACTCAACACCCAACACGAACAATAGAGTTATGAAGGCAGATTCTTGGATTGAAGAGTTAGGTTGTTTAAGTTTACCATTGTACCAGAAACTTATATCAGCTATGAAATCTCGAGATCTAAGTTCGGATATTATCGAGAAGTCTTTAATATCTTACGCCAAGAAATGCATTCCAGGATTATCTCGTTCGAGCAGGAAACAAGCAACAAGTTCATCGATTGCTTCAGAGACAGAACAGAAGCAACTCTTAGAGACTATAGTTACGTTTCTGCCAGTAGAGAAAAGTTCATCAGGATCTTCAGCAATGACAAGGTTTTTATTCGGGTTATTACGAACAGCTTATATATTGAGTGCTTCAGAAAGTTGTCGAACtactttagagaagaaaatcgcGTCGCAGCTTGAACAAGCAACATTGGACGATCTTTTGATTCCGAGTTATTCATATCTGATTGAAACACTTTATGATGTCGATTGTGTTGATAGAATTTTAAGGTGCTTTATTGATGATTTAGAAGAGGAAATTGAAAGTGAAAGTGGCCTTGGTGGTGATGATAATGTTGGTAATGCATCTCCAACATTGAGTCCAGTAATGTTAGTCGGAAAATTAATCGATGGATACTTGTCGGAAATCGCTACGGATGCAAACTTGAAACCGGATAAGTTCATTGATCTTGCTATGGCTCTTCCTGATCGTGCAAGATTATTCGATGATGGTCTTTACAGAGCCATTGATGTTTACCTTAAG GCACATCCATCTGTAACTGACGAAGAAAGAGAAAAGATTTCTGGAGTCCTGGATTGCCAGAAGCTGACACTAGAGGCATGTACCCATGCTGCGCAAAATGAGCGACTTCCGTTAAGGGCGGTAGTGCAGGTTCTTTTTTTCGAGCAGCTTCAGCTTCGTCAAGCAATTGCCGGATCCCTTTTGGCAACTGAGTTGAATATTGGAGGATCACAAGTACCTCAGCAGGATGATGAGCCTGCTCGTCACTCCCTTTTGCAACTACAACGTCAGAGTTATCAGCAGCACAATGAGGAAGACCCAAATGAAgacgacaaagaagaagaagaggaaggaaaTGGTGGAAGAGGAGGGGCCTCAGTCGTAGCTGgagcacaaaataataatacaTGGAGAGTAGCGGTGAGAGAGAATCAAGTATTGAGGTTGGATATGGATAGCATGAGATCAAGAGTGCAAGAACTTGAGAGGGAATGCAGCAGCATGAAGAGGACAATACAGAAGATTGAGAAGAGCGGTGGTAGTGGAGGAGGAGGATGGAGAAGTTCAATGACTAAGAAATTTGGGTGTAAATTCAAGACCCAAGTTTGTGATTCACATGAGCCAACTGTTGTAGAAACTAGGAGAAGTAGGCATCATCGACAATCCAGCTCCTAG